In Acropora muricata isolate sample 2 unplaced genomic scaffold, ASM3666990v1 scaffold_750, whole genome shotgun sequence, the genomic window ataataataataataacaacattcagctgttggacagctgaaggtctggagaagaaatgacacaaaggacctttggccattggttatggctcgctcctttggtgtaatgtcggcataacatccgccggagctatttcatttacataataacaataatagtaatagacaCTTATGTAATGCAGTATCCAGTAATTGCTCAAAGCACGCCTTGTACAATAATGTGGCAAAAAAATACACAGGCTAAAAAGATGTTGACTCAGACAAGTTCTGTACTGCTTAGTATTATCAATAAAGATTCCattctttcattcattcattcatgcattcattcattcatgcatTCGTTCATTCatgcattcattcatttattcattattcattcattcattcattcatttattcattcatttattcattcatgcatcccttcattcattcatttattcattcattcattcatgcattcattcattctttcatgcattcattcattcattcatgcattcatttattcattcattcatgcattcattcattcatgcattcattcattcatccatgcattcattcattcatgcattcattcattcattcattcattcattcattcatgcatgcattcattcattcgttcattcatgcattcattcattcattcattcattcattcattcaagcATAATAAGCCAATAGATGATGAACATCTATGTATATATGATTTcaacatatatatgtataacaAATAAACTTGATGCAACTATCAGTTGCATGAAGGAAACATGTCAATTACTTCTGCAACAAACTGTTTAAGTGACAGACAAGATAAATACAGACCAAGAGAAAAATATTATCTCACAttgatttcatttttcaagaGCAACCCCTACCACAGTTCTTTAAAGGAGTCAATTTGCTTTTGGCGGCTCAAATTTTAGTGTCCAATTAAAAACCCAATTATTGGGCTTTGAGGAGAATACATATTTTCAAGATCTTCTCTAGAATGTGAagaattagttttttttttctgcaaaatcCAATTACCTTTCATAATTGACAAATTGTTTAATTACTGTCGCACCAATAAGCTTATGGtatttcaaaatggtgaaacATAATTTCGGTGAGTTAAATTTGGGACGATTTTGAAAACATTGTGTGTGGTATTTATGTCAAAAAGGACGGACAAATTATGCTAGATGGAATACCTGCTATCAGCCAATCGGATCACAGAAATTTCTCAAGTACAAAAATAGCTTATCAATCAGAGATGAAGAAAGGCAAATAAAGCGTCAAAAAAGGAGGCCTAATCATCAAAATTTGGCGATTATTCCATCTTTTTCAGGCAAATGACAACTCCATCGAcattgtcgtcaaaaccttaaTTTTGGCGTTAATGTCGTTGTATTGCTGGGTTATGAAAAAAACATGTTCTTGGATGTACTTCAATTGTACTATATACGTGCAGAACggttattttttctcattcaatcTTTGGAAACACGAGGAAGAAATGTCTGTGACTCTAACgaatgggaaaaaaaacatcGAAACAACATGGCCTTTACCTCGGCATGGCCGCCTGGCGTCAGtgttttcttgcattttgtACATCTTAAACATCCTCTATGCCAGTCTTTGCCCAAGGAGGACACTCTTTCGGCTGaaacacaagaacaacaaaaaaaagcacTTCAAATTCCTTTTTATTTGTTGTGCGAATTTTTTTTATAGGATCTGCAAATAACTTTTCTACAGACACGCCATTATCTCTGATAAAAATCAAAACTAAAggtcataatttgcataaatttgatttgtgctAAAgctagaaaaatatttttgcaatgtGAGGTCTGTCTTGCTAATTAGCACAGTCGAATCTTTCAAGTGGTCGACCCGTCTGGAAAATGTGCAAGGTTGAAACGGAAAACCAGGCTTTCTTTTGAATAATACACGTGAGTGAACAGCAGTTgataggaataaattaattccGCTGGAAAAAAGAGCGTAGGATCGAAACAGAATTCCAAAATAAGAGCAGACTGAACCACAGCGCAAATCTTCAAATGTATCGAAGGAAGAAGATTCAATGCGAACAGGACGTGAAATCTCTTGGGTCAAAGTTACTCTCTTGTACTTACCAAAGTACACCTCTTTACCGCAAGTTGGACACAGGGGCATTTGAGTTCAAACGAGACGCAAAACTATTCTCATACAACACCCTGCTGTTATAAACACGATTCCTGTTCACACGATATTTTGCTTTGCGATTGAATCAGGAAAATCTCTTTAAATATCTTCAACCTGATTGGACAATGGACACGAAACGTCACTTATTTTCGCGCCAATTTTCCATAGTGATGAGTGAATTCGTCGTGTGTGATGTCACGGTTCTTTAATTAAATAGCACAacaaaggaccctgggaacgaggttgaacaTATCGTTTAATTGGCATAATAATCAGCTATAATAATCTTTTACGggggtaatttgacctttatcattATAAATCGCTTGAATAGCAAATCTTCTTGTTTCAATTCCCCACCGATGAGGGTAGCAAAGGAGGAAGGAAAATCCTGTTCCCGTTTAACGCACAAATTATGACAAATTTCATGTATCACGTGCGTTCTGAACGAATAAAAAATATCAGCTCGAGGAACGCAAAAGATGCAAGCAACGGCGCTGTTGAATCTGTTCATGTCATTCAAAGCGaatctttccttttgtttagaTTAAAGGTGGGTTCAATTATTGTTCACAAAATGCGACAAATAATTAACGAGTCCCGCACATCTTACAGAGTAAATCACGCGTCacgtgcatgcaaaaatgtATTTTCGAATCACGTTCTCACGCGTTACGCGCATAATTTGGGTTTAATCaagcgtcacgcataaacccttagCGTGGCCGCAGTTTCTTTCGGCACTAAAGCTTTCATTCATTAGGCACACGAGCTAAATATAATGACTTATGCACCAGCTAAAGATGGTTTCGAGTTAACCGAGCAAAATGATGAAGATGTGGAACGCAAAGTGGAAAGAAGAATACTTTGTCGTAGGCTTTGCATCTATATTTTCGTGACGGTATTTTTAGTCGCAGTGATGGGTCTTTTAATGGCGATGTTTGGGCCGGGTTCCAAAGACCTAAGGTATCGTGAAACCAAAGATTGCAGAGGTAAGAATTGTAACTCTGAAAGAATCGTTGTTTCACCTCTAAATTAAGAACAACTCGAGAGAACAAAGTGTATCTAGTTTCGAGCTTATCGTACTCGTTTCTGACCTAGAGTTGACCTAGAGTTTCACGGGTTGGTTTGGTACTTCTACCCAACATTGCAATGGTTTATTCGACGGAGAAAACACTTCATGTTGAAGAAGCAAACTGTTGTCATAGTTGTACGCGGCAAGGATGCAAATTAGACAATCATGCAAATCACTTTTGTCACGGGCTCACGCGCGTGGTTTGTGTTTACATAGAAACGCACGAGACACCTTACACCAGACTTGTGGCGTGACCATCGTTTTATGCACGAGCACAATTATATCAAAACCCTATTACACGAAATCTAAACTGTGCTTTGAAACTTACATTGTGATCTCTTGTCTAATCTCTCTTTAAAAAAAGCTAATAGCAAGGATTCGGTGGACACGCGTTACACTACCAACGTGGGATGGGTTTTTACAATCCCTTTCCAGCGACAGCTATACACGAGAAATGTCCTGCTGATGAGCCCAAACAAGGCCGAAATAGCTGTCCGTGGTTGCCTGGTACCCACCCGGATGATATTattgtgcgcatgcgtatggTGAAGGCCACACCGCGGGGGTGGTGTAATGTGTGACCACTTTCCTTTTAATTTagccttttttttctcactctcTCACCCCCCCTTCCCTCTCTTGTCCCCTCTCTACCACCAATAACTTTCTATTCACAGCCCGTCCCTCGTGTCACTTCTTCAATACACCCTGCCAATAGCCGTGGGCTCATTCGTCCAGAACCTTACCCATTCGCTCCACCCTCCCCCCTCCCCATTTTCCTCCCCCCCTCCCCATTTTCTACCCAAGTAAAAATAATCCATTGATATAAATCGCGTTTGTCCTTCACAACAGCGgaagaagacaaaaaacaaacagcagGGTCACGTGAGATGCAATGTCACGTAGCTATCTTGGGAGGAGGTAAGTTTCATTCGTCCCTAGAATCTTCTCTTCACTTGCGAGTGAAAGATCCTGGAAACGGCTTGGTGCAGGGCAGGTCCCCTGCTGCAGCAGTTCAAAGGGTGCATGAATGGCAGTATATAACCACTGGAAAATCACTATCTATATAGGATATGGATTGGATTTGGTAGAACGTACCAATGGATTGTGAGTTATCTGCTGCCAATATAGcactgtctgtctgtctgtctgtctgtctgccGAGGATGTGGTCACAATACATTTTCACCTTAAACTTAAATTTCCATTTCGAAAAGTTCAAGAAAATTGTCCAACATTCAAAGTCTCAATTGTTCATAAGCCACGTTCTTAGTCTTCAGTCCCTGAGTAGCCAGGCCGCGGGCTTACAGCCAGGCCTCTCGCTAGTTTCCAGTTCCTACAGTTCAAATTCGCGGATAGCACTGTCCATGGGGTAAATCTCAATGCGCTGAATAACACAGTAAGTTTTGATAGTACTTGTCCAATTGATAAGGATTCATCTGGACCCAGTTGTTCGCTATCAAGTGGATAAGAACCATGAGAACCTTTTGAGTTACCCAGTGGATCGTGCTGTCCACCcgttgaacaactggggcctgctggatagcgctatcgaACGTTTCAACAAATAAGGTTTGGTCCTGCCAGTTATTGACCAGTCAGATTGGGTGTAATGACCCCAGCACTTCTGATTCGTCTGCTAACAAGTGAGCCGTACGGCTCACTTGTTTGCAGCTGTATGGCCAATAAGGTGATGGGCCGAATTCTATCGCACATGGAGACTTCTGACTTTTGTCTGTCATTGCTAAATCTCAGGCTCGAGACAAAGTCTTAATTCACTTCCTGAACAGGTATATCAGGGCTTTACATGGCTGAGACGTTGTTGCGGAAAAGGAAGGAAACAAATGTGTGTGTTTTTGAACGAGAAAATCGTTTTGGCGGAAGAATTCTTGATCACTGGTTTGAGCAGGCTCCTGATGTTGCCGTTGGTAAGTTGTGAACACAACTGTAATTGTCAAGATTTAGCTTGGCAAAGGGCCTCTTCATATCTTCCCGTTTACCGTTACCTCTTTataaaaatgatgtgttttcGTGTAAGAATACGGGCTGACACTATTGCTCAGAACTCGGTTTCGCCGACCGAGATCTCGGCAACCAGGTTATAAATTTTGCTGTATGAACACGGAAAACCGGTTACTGAGATGAGAATAAAACAATGGAATTTCGTGATACAACATAAAATACTTTTATCATGCTTTGaggcaaaaaataatttcaataacGAAGGCAAAGGTATTTAACGTTTCCACGAGCCATTAAGGACGTtagcgccaaaatcttcctacggtgagattttcttcatttctcccctagagttagttcataaagtacttactccaaaaattaaaagaaaaatgggggtcaccgcctttgtttcggagaaaatggcagtggaaaaatgccttaatttcgataaatcggtcataataacgagatgcagtctcctctgctaatccatcgaaaatcctaaaaataacccgttagagtgaaggtttccgtgcataggatTTTAGGgttgggattttaagataatttcatgccgccagggatgtcgtaaacagtagagttcatcctcgacgagcgttttcgtaagctctatcaattacaaccactaccggaattcgatcgcacgaggaaagaaaatttaaaaaaaagataacttcttaaggtgaaatttttttcactttatcaTATTTTATAGattgtaagtagagtaagtgattcatgattaaaaaaataggggtcaccgatgatccaaaggagtaaactcggcctgaaatttttttcccgggttttttcgacgccatgttgatcttcgggacctgttaatcgtagtgatgcgtgacatattacagtcgcgttacctgcgcagaagggttgcgcacaaacaattagcgcgaacgtccttaaagtgATGATTTCTCATCAGATTTGATTGTTACATTTTACCTTACATTGCTTTCACCGTGGTAACCGGGCTAAAGCATCATCCCGACTACCGATCCAGCCCGCAAACGGGGGTCATATGATCGCCTTCCCTGTTACATTTTCCGTCTGTTCATCGCGTTAACtcggacaaaaaaaaattgtaaaacctGATACCCGaggttaagccctgttggatggGATGGATAAGTAGATTGATCACCATCTCGAAAAGAAACCACTATCTTTTTACTTCTTATGGAGCCAGGCTGGCGTGGTGACATTAATTGCGCTTGCCACATCTTGGACTGTATGTAGGCAAAGTTACAATCGATCTCAAGCTAATTCGAGGGTTTCCCCCTCATCGCCTCTGGCACTGGTGCTGTGCTCGATCCAAGATCATGCATGGATCGAATAGCAACTGCAAGCTGAGCCCTTTATAATCCTGTCCTCAGGACTGCAAGAACGAGTCATTACAGAGGCCATTTTGTGTGTCTGCTTAAATATTttctctgggaaactctgcaggagtttagccaaaatctggctgtttggacctcacggcgcatgctcttagagcaaacaggaaattagaaaatggcctcgggTAATATGAGTTAATAAACGagcttgattgattgattgattcattGGAATGGACGCACTGCAAATACTTGCCCAATATTGCACCATAAGAAACCACTGTGACAGACCTAAAAATGGTCATCGATTTAATGCTATTGACTTTTTCTTCGTATTTAGGACTAGGTGCATGGAGAATTGATAATAGTGCCAAAAATATGATGTAAGTATTTCAAGTAGTCGGAGCGTAGTTGTCCTCCATAAGTTCTGAAGTGAAGTGCAGTCCATCCGTCTCCGGTATAAACTTTGCCACCCGtggtcattagggagcttaagcaacaacgacggcaacggcaacgaaaacgtcacttgaaaataagcaTTTGGGATATGGTGACTAATctgtgattatttttcctctttcaacgAATCATATCATTCTTTTGCTTTAAGCTCCCTCTTCACCAAGCAATCGCACGTGATCCGCCTTAAAGAAgaggctcgaaacgtcagctttatcTTACGATGGTAATTTGACACttttcaactcctttgataccaaattttcgagtTTCTCTACGGACCAATCAGAGGCAGTGCACCAATCATAAGCAGTGCACCGTGAGCCCAACTCTGATTGGCTATTCTTTGGCGGGGATGTATTGTGAATTTAGGTTACACCATAAACTGTTGGCCAAGGCCATATAAGAGGTAACCTGTGCACACACTTCTGGGGGGCAGGTAGCCTGTGCTcacgaattttttttctctggcaGAAATCTTATCCGTCGATTCAACATCTCAACCGTCAACTGGGACTATGAATACCCAAGCTTAATTGAATCTCGGGCTGTTTTCGCCAACAACTCCGGAACAATAAAAGAGCAAGCTTTTCCTACACTAAACAAAGGAAGGTTCAAGAATATGACAAGCAATGAGATGACCAGCTATGTCTTCGGAGACAAACTTGTGTCCACAGCAAGTCTATTTCCGTCTTACGATTCATATGTGTCGCATTACCTAAGCCCCGAGGCATCCGAATTTCTCTCTGAATTGTACGGCTACAAAGGTGACTTCACCGAATCCAATGACCCCGCTACATTCATTGAGTATTTAAAGGCTTTATTTTCAGAACTCTTGGATAAAAATAAGCGACCGAGAAATGGCATGTCCGAAATTATAGAAGCACTTGTTAACTCCGCCAAAGCGTATGGAGCGAAACTGTTTGCTGGAAGTAAAGTGATCTCTATTGAAAAATTCCAGACAGGATTCATTGTGAGAACGGCAAATTTAACTGTGTTTGCCCAAAAGGTTGTTGTTGCTACTCATCCGGCAGCTTTCATGAAAGTCAAAGGAGAGGTTTCAGAAGAAATTCAAGCCACTCCCATTTTCAAGTCGATAAAGAAACGCCAGGCATTTAAGGGCGCAGCAGTGTACACAGAGGCGTGGTGGGAAAAGACTGGAAGCGATGCTGCAAACCTCAGCTTGAAACCGAGGCAGAAATTTGTTTCCAACAGCAATTGCATGGGAACGACCTTGCCCTATGGGTAATGTGTTAAATTGCTAAAAGGCAGACAGCACTTGTCCAAGTTACGTCAATTTAGAAGAAAagtatagaccactttcaaaaAATGGCGGCggtcctcactttggtttaagtattcttttgaattttgcccatgatAGCGAGGCTAGAAAgtcttattagcattaaaacaaaaagaatattaaatttgatcccCGTTATGAACGAGGTCTATAAGTAAGCGAAAACCGTAATCTTGCCTCTTTCACATTGAAATTTCCTATTGCCTCTACCTTGATatgtttctgaatttttttaCGGCCTTCGCTTGACGCTTTCCCATGAAGATTCTTGGAAAATTGGGTTCCCTGGTCTGAAGGTCTTAGGTCCGCAATATTTGCAAACTACAACAATCATAGTtcctttcaaatgtttttttttttttttttttttagaggaAGGGGTCCAAATGGGGAAGCAGTCCTTCATACAATGTATATGGATGGTGCTTGTAGCAGGAAATGGGGAGACATTTTAAGGATTTCAAAATCTGATGTGGACAGAGAACTGAAAAGAACTCTGGAGTACAAGTTCAGGAGAAAAGTTCCAGATCCCTTAGACACAGTTTACCAATACTGGGATGAAGGAGCCTGGTAAGTCTGTGGTTTCTTTCACCCCTCATGTCATTCGTATGAGTTATTTTTCAGGCATCCACTCGTTTCAGTCCGAAAAACGAAAGGATACATATCCGTACAACTTTTTATTTGACTGACATGTAACTGTTTGGGCGCACGACTTTTTTCTAATTCTGTAGGCACTTTCAGAAGCCGGGTTACAATTATAGCCTAACAGAGGTGAGTAACTGGGCAAAGCGTCCATTTCCAGGCCAAGAGATCTTTCTCGTCGGAGATGCTTACAATACCTTCAGGGGGTGGACCGAGGGCGCAATTTTGTCTGCCAACAATGCGTTATTCGAGGGCTGGAGAGTTCAAGAAGGAAGGTCTTTACAAAGAAGGAACGGAGATGACGTTGCTTGGCGAAAACGATTACTGGATTCTTCAAAAGATTTGGCGAGTCATTAGAGAATTCAAAGCATTTTGC contains:
- the LOC136907626 gene encoding aplysianin-A-like, giving the protein MTYAPAKDGFELTEQNDEDVERKVERRILCRRLCIYIFVTVFLVAVMGLLMAMFGPGSKDLRYRETKDCRAEEDKKQTAGSREMQCHVAILGGGISGLYMAETLLRKRKETNVCVFERENRFGGRILDHWFEQAPDVAVGLGAWRIDNSAKNMINLIRRFNISTVNWDYEYPSLIESRAVFANNSGTIKEQAFPTLNKGRFKNMTSNEMTSYVFGDKLVSTASLFPSYDSYVSHYLSPEASEFLSELYGYKGDFTESNDPATFIEYLKALFSELLDKNKRPRNGMSEIIEALVNSAKAYGAKLFAGSKVISIEKFQTGFIVRTANLTVFAQKVVVATHPAAFMKVKGEVSEEIQATPIFKSIKKRQAFKGAAVYTEAWWEKTGSDAANLSLKPRQKFVSNSNCMGTTLPYGGRGPNGEAVLHTMYMDGACSRKWGDILRISKSDVDRELKRTLEYKFRRKVPDPLDTVYQYWDEGAWHFQKPGYNYSLTEVSNWAKRPFPGQEIFLVGDAYNTFRGWTEGAILSANNALFEGWRVQEGRSLQRRNGDDVAWRKRLLDSSKDLASH